One stretch of Dissulfurimicrobium hydrothermale DNA includes these proteins:
- a CDS encoding sensor histidine kinase produces the protein MRALLVLAAALLTAVFILRYVFARPWSGFRKACAPPSDLLQALFEKGLLSREKVGDDVPGVVEALAGVVIEQDAKIKALNAIIYDINEGVLLTDGRGGISLVNNALLKMLNQSDAHPDDWIGRDIQGLVRAPQIIRALKDVDTCLEQTGNIRIVQNNKEMDVTVRRLDSSDGGGCLMIFNDVSGLVRSEQVAKDLVANVAHQLRTPLTSIKGYAETLLDQGSLDPEMSRRFLTIILKNSDRLAGIVRNILTLAQLESAGCLKGAEKLSFKEVVLKAVDAMSPFSEEKGIRLDIRLPEKDVLIVASPSAIEQAVVNLIDNAVKYSSEGSGVAVVMEVQGAEAVLSVSDEGPGIPTDALDKVFERFYRLGNDKTGGAGLGLSIVRQVAQIHNGRTWVEGRLGHGSTFYLAVPVSLPDPP, from the coding sequence TTGCGTGCCCTCTTAGTTCTTGCAGCCGCGTTGCTTACAGCCGTTTTCATCCTTAGATACGTATTTGCAAGGCCTTGGAGTGGGTTTCGAAAGGCCTGTGCGCCCCCTTCAGACCTGCTGCAGGCCCTATTTGAAAAGGGTCTCTTAAGCCGGGAGAAGGTCGGAGACGATGTGCCCGGCGTCGTTGAGGCGCTTGCCGGTGTTGTCATTGAGCAAGATGCGAAGATAAAAGCCCTTAATGCAATCATTTATGACATCAATGAAGGCGTCTTGCTGACAGACGGACGGGGTGGAATTAGTCTTGTAAACAATGCGCTCTTGAAGATGCTAAATCAGTCCGATGCCCATCCTGATGATTGGATAGGCCGGGACATTCAGGGGCTTGTAAGGGCGCCGCAGATTATCAGGGCCCTGAAGGATGTTGACACCTGTCTCGAACAGACCGGAAACATCAGGATAGTACAAAATAACAAGGAGATGGATGTAACCGTCAGGAGGCTTGACAGTTCTGATGGTGGCGGGTGCCTCATGATTTTTAATGATGTCTCAGGGCTTGTCCGCTCGGAGCAGGTGGCAAAGGATCTGGTCGCCAATGTGGCGCATCAGTTGAGGACGCCGCTTACCTCTATCAAGGGATATGCCGAGACACTTCTCGACCAAGGGTCGCTTGACCCAGAGATGTCCAGGCGGTTTTTGACGATCATACTCAAGAATTCGGACAGGCTCGCCGGTATTGTCCGTAATATACTGACGCTGGCCCAGCTTGAAAGCGCGGGCTGTCTGAAAGGTGCCGAAAAGTTGTCGTTCAAGGAGGTGGTACTCAAGGCTGTTGATGCGATGTCGCCGTTTTCGGAGGAGAAGGGGATAAGACTTGATATAAGGCTGCCTGAGAAGGATGTCCTGATTGTTGCCTCCCCCTCGGCTATTGAACAGGCGGTCGTCAATCTTATTGACAATGCAGTAAAGTATTCCAGTGAAGGATCGGGCGTGGCGGTCGTCATGGAAGTGCAGGGGGCAGAGGCCGTCTTGTCCGTATCGGACGAAGGGCCGGGCATACCGACTGATGCCCTTGATAAGGTGTTTGAGCGGTTCTACAGGCTTGGAAACGACAAGACCGGAGGTGCCGGCCTTGGGCTTTCGATAGTCAGGCAGGTGGCCCAGATCCATAATGGCAGAACGTGGGTGGAAGGCCGACTCGGCCATGGATCGACATTCTATCTTGCCGTCCCTGTTTCTCTACCAGACCCCCCTTAG
- a CDS encoding response regulator: MVKQRILLVEDEKDIADLIRFNLDQAGFESMVLPEGRHALSYVRQFRPDLILLDLMLPDVDGLDVCKRIKRDPKLSHIPILMVTARGSETDRIVGLELGADDYIVKPFSPRELILRIKAVIARTYPQEDRSVDILKAGGIEMDLGRYAVKAGGEAVDLTATEFRLLKELISTPGNVKSRETLLDRVWGYSFDGYARTVDTHIRRLRKKLGALSGCIETVRGMGYRFNERA, from the coding sequence ATGGTTAAACAACGTATACTTTTGGTCGAGGATGAAAAAGACATAGCGGATCTCATAAGATTTAATCTGGATCAGGCAGGGTTTGAGTCCATGGTGCTCCCGGAGGGACGCCATGCCTTGTCTTACGTGAGGCAGTTTAGGCCCGACCTGATCCTTCTCGACCTCATGCTTCCAGATGTGGATGGGCTTGATGTGTGTAAACGCATCAAGCGGGATCCGAAGCTTTCACATATTCCTATCCTCATGGTGACGGCCAGGGGCTCTGAAACAGACAGGATCGTCGGCCTCGAGCTCGGGGCGGATGATTACATCGTAAAACCCTTCAGTCCAAGGGAGCTGATCCTCCGCATAAAGGCTGTAATCGCCAGGACCTATCCGCAGGAGGACAGATCCGTGGATATACTCAAGGCCGGGGGTATAGAGATGGATCTAGGGAGATATGCCGTCAAGGCTGGCGGAGAGGCTGTAGATCTGACCGCAACAGAGTTCAGGCTTCTTAAGGAGCTTATCTCGACCCCTGGCAACGTAAAGAGCCGCGAGACGCTCCTCGACAGGGTATGGGGTTATTCCTTCGATGGATACGCAAGGACCGTCGATACCCACATACGAAGGCTCAGAAAAAAGCTCGGTGCCTTGAGCGGCTGCATAGAGACCGTAAGGGGCATGGGCTATCGCTTCAACGAAAGGGCCTGA
- the pstS gene encoding phosphate ABC transporter substrate-binding protein PstS produces the protein MKMTTGSLRLYVRRLASISFLMVFLPFVAGFSQCLAETITGAGATFPYPIYSKWAAAYQEVSGVKLNYQSIGSGGGIQQIKARTVDFGASDAPLEPQELEAAGLVQFPMVMGGIVPVVNLKGVKANEIKLDGETLAKIYLGEIKTWNDPRIKALNPTVNLPSTAITVVHRADGSGTTWIFTHYLAAVSPEWGKAVGADKAVNWPVGLGGKGNEGVASYVNRVNGAIGYVEYAYALQNRLITVSLKNRDGHFVVADDQTFRAAAASADWKHAPVGMKVVLVNGPGAGSWPITGATFILMYKDQPNPVKARSVLKFFDWCYKNGGDMAKELIYIPMPDEAVKMVEDMWTKEIRSGGKAVWPAN, from the coding sequence ATGAAAATGACAACAGGGTCTTTGAGGTTGTATGTCCGACGACTGGCATCCATTAGTTTTTTGATGGTGTTTTTGCCTTTCGTGGCCGGTTTTTCACAGTGCCTTGCAGAAACCATAACCGGTGCAGGGGCAACTTTCCCCTATCCGATCTATTCAAAGTGGGCGGCTGCATACCAAGAGGTCTCGGGTGTTAAGCTCAACTATCAATCCATCGGTTCAGGCGGCGGCATTCAACAGATAAAGGCAAGGACTGTGGACTTCGGGGCATCCGACGCCCCTCTTGAGCCGCAGGAGTTGGAGGCAGCTGGTCTTGTTCAGTTTCCAATGGTGATGGGTGGGATAGTGCCGGTCGTAAATCTCAAGGGGGTTAAGGCCAATGAGATCAAACTCGACGGGGAGACCCTTGCAAAGATATATCTGGGTGAGATAAAGACATGGAACGACCCCAGGATAAAGGCCTTGAATCCGACAGTGAATCTCCCTTCGACCGCAATAACTGTTGTCCATAGGGCGGACGGCTCCGGCACCACCTGGATATTCACCCATTATCTTGCGGCGGTAAGCCCTGAGTGGGGCAAGGCGGTCGGTGCCGACAAGGCGGTCAACTGGCCGGTCGGGCTCGGCGGTAAAGGTAATGAGGGTGTGGCTTCTTATGTAAACAGGGTAAATGGTGCCATTGGCTATGTGGAGTATGCCTATGCCCTTCAGAACAGGCTCATAACAGTGAGCCTTAAAAACAGGGACGGACATTTTGTGGTCGCCGACGATCAGACCTTCCGTGCGGCTGCGGCAAGCGCGGACTGGAAACATGCCCCTGTAGGGATGAAGGTCGTGCTGGTGAATGGGCCAGGGGCTGGGTCATGGCCTATTACGGGGGCGACATTCATTTTGATGTATAAAGATCAACCCAATCCTGTAAAGGCACGGTCTGTCTTGAAGTTTTTTGACTGGTGCTACAAGAACGGCGGTGATATGGCGAAGGAGCTCATATATATCCCTATGCCCGATGAGGCGGTGAAGATGGTGGAGGATATGTGGACTAAAGAGATAAGGTCCGGCGGCAAGGCCGTCTGGCCGGCGAACTGA